One window of the Camelina sativa cultivar DH55 chromosome 1, Cs, whole genome shotgun sequence genome contains the following:
- the LOC104776027 gene encoding pre-mRNA-splicing factor prp12-like, with product MMAAPEDESSAQSQSSSATAAPTPPPSSSPSSAGDHYLAKCILRPSVVLQVAYGYFRSRSSRDIVFGKETCIELVIIGEDGIVESVCEQNVFGTIKDLAVIPQSNKLYSNSFQMGKDLLAVLSDSGKLSFLSFSNEMHRFSPIQHVQLSSPGNSRIQLGRMLTIDSSGLFLAVSAYHDRFDLFSLSTSSMGDIIHKRISYPSEDGGNGSSVQAISGTIWSMCFISKDFHESKEYGPVLAIVTNRKGSLMNELVLFKWNVKEESMSIISEYVEPGALAHSIVEVPHSCGFAFLFRVGDALLMDLRDPQNPCCLFRTSLDLVPASLVEEHFVEESCRVQDGDDEGLFNVAACALLELRDYDPMFIDSESDIGKLSSKHVSSWTWEPENNHNPRMIICLDDGEFFMFELIYEDDGVKVNLSECLYKGLPCKEILWVEGGFLATFAEMADGTVFKLGTEKLHWMSSIQNIAPILDFSVMDDQNEKRDQIFACCGVTPEGSLRIIRSGINVEKLLKTAPVYQGITGTWTVKMKLTDVYHSFLVLSFVEETRVLSVGLSFKDVTDAVGFQSDVCTLACGLVADGLLVQIHQGAIRLCMPTTDAHSDGIPVSLPFFSSWFPENVSISLGAVGQNLIVVSTSNPCFLSILGIKSPSSQCCEIYEIQRVTLQYEVSCISVPQKHIGKKRSRASSWDNSCKAAIPSGMEQGYTFVIGTHKPSVEVLSFSEDGVGVRVLASGLVSLTNTMGTVISGCIPQDVRLVLVDQLYVLSGLRNGMLLRFEWPPFSHSSGFNCPDYFSYSKEEMDIVVGKKDNLPINLLLIATRRIGITPVFLVPFSDSLDSDIIALSDRPWLLQTARQSLSYTSISFQPSTHATPVCSSECPQGILFVSENCLHLVEMVHSKRLNAQKFHLGGTPRKVIYHSESKLLIVMRTDLYDTCTSDICCVDPLSGSILSSYKLKPGEAGKSMELVRVGNEHVLVVGTSLSSGPAILPSGEAESTKGRLIILCLEHTQNSDSGSMTICSKAGSSSQRTSPFRDVVGYPTEQLSNSSLCSSPDDNSYDGIKLDEAETWQLRLASATTWPGMVLAICPYLDHYFLASAGNAFYVCGFPNDSPERMKRFAVGRTRFMITSLRTYFTRIVVGDCRDGVLFFSYHEDSKKLHQIYCDPAQRLVADCFLMDANSVAVSDRKGSIAILSCKDHADFEYSSPESNLNLNCAYYMGEIAMAIKKGCNIYKLPADDGLQSFGLSKSIGTADDTIIAGTLLGSIFVFAPITSEEYELLEAVQAKLGIHPLTAPVLGNDHKEFRGRENPYQATKILDGDMLAQFLELTNRQQESVLSTPPPSPSTSKASSKQRSSPPLMLHQVVQLLERVHYALH from the exons ATGATGGCGGCTCCGGAGGATGAATCTTCCGCTCAGTCTCAATCATCTTCTGCCACGGCGGCTCCTACGCCTCCTCCTTCCTCTTCCCCTTCTTCCGCCGGGGATCATTACCTCGCTAAGTGTATCCTCCGTCCCAGCGTCGTTCTCCAGGTTGCTTATGGATACTTCCGCTCCCGTTCCTCCCGCGACATAGTTTTCGGCAAG GAGACATGCATAGAATTGGTGATTATTGGTGAAGATGGGATTGTTGAATCGGTGTGTGAACAGAATGTCTTTGGAACAATTAAGGATTTGGCTGTCATACCCCAGAGTAACAAACTATATTCAAATAGTTTTCAG ATGGGAAAAGACCTTCTCGCTGTTCTTTCTGATTCTGGAAAGCTCTCATTTCTCTCATTTAGCAATGAAATGCACAG GTTCTCGCCCATACAACATGTTCAACTTTCAAGTCCAGGTAACTCAAGGATTCAACTTGGAAGAATGCTCACAATAGATTCCAG TGGTCTCTTTCTTGCTGTCAGTGCGTATCATGATCGTTTTGATCTGTTTTCCCTCTCAACATCGTCTATGGGTGATATTATTCATAAG AGGATTTCTTATCCTTCTGAAGACGGAGGGAATGGTAGTTCTGTACAAGCAATATCTGGTACTATTTGGAGCATGTGTTTCATTTCTAAAGATTTTCATGAATCCAAGGAGTATGGTCCTGTTCTTGCCATTGTTACAAATAG GAAAGGGTCTCTCATGAATGAGCTGGTTTTGTTTAAATGGAATGTCAAAGAGGAATCCATGTCTATAATATCAGAGTATGTTGAACCTGGGGCTCTGGCACATAGCATTGTCGAAGTACCTCACTCCTGTGGATTTGCCTTTCTCTTCAGGGTTGGTGATGCGCTCTTAATGGATCTTAGAGATCCTCAAAACCCTTGCTGTCTGTTTAGGACATCCTTAGATCTTGTTCCCGCTTCATTAGTGGAAGAGCATTTTGTTGAAGAGTCGTGTCGAGTACAAGATGGTGACGATGAGGGTCTTTTTAATGTTGCTGCATGTGCTTTGTTAGAGCTCAGGGATTATGATCCCATGTTCATAGATTCTGAAAGTGACATTGGGAAGTTGAGTTCTAAGCATGTCTCTTCATGGACTTGGGAGCCGGAAAATAATCATAACCCTCGGATGATTATTTGCTTAGATGATGGTGAATTTTTCATGTTTGAACTCATATATGAGGATGATGGAGTTAAAGTAAATCTGTCAGAATGTTTATACAAAGGTTTACCATGCAAGGAAATTCTATGGGTCGAAGGTGGGTTCTTGGCTACGTTTGCGGAAATGGCAGATGGAACGGTTTTCAAATTGGGAACTGAAAAGCTACATTGGATGAGTTCCATACAAAATATTGCTCCGATCTTGGATTTTTCGGTTATGGATGACCAGAATGAGAAACGAGACCAAATATTTGCTTGCTGTGGTGTAACCCCTGAAGGCTCTTTGAGAATTATTCGTAGTGGCATTAATGTAGAAAAACTTCTGAAAACCGCGCCCGTTTATCAAGGAATAACTGGTACTTGGACTGTTAAAATGAAACTTACTGATGTATACCATTCATTTCTTGTTTTGTCATTTGTTGAAGAGACCAGGGTTTTATCAGTTGGATTAAGTTTCAAAGATGTCACTGATGCAGTTGGTTTCCAGTCTGATGTTTGTACCTTGGCATGTGGGCTTGTTGCTGATGGTTTGTTGGTTCAGATTCACCAAGGTGCAATAAGGCTGTGCATGCCCACCACGGATGCGCATTCTGATGGTATTCCTGTCTCTTTACCATTTTTCTCGTCGTGGTTTCCCGAAAATGTCAGTATCAGCTTGGGTGCAGTTGGTCAAAATTTGATAGTTGTCTCTACATCTAACCCTTGTTTCTTGTCTATTCTTGGGATCAAATCACCATCATCTCAGTGCTGTGAAATCTACGAAATTCAGCGAGTAACATTGCAGTATGAAGTTTCCTGCATCTCAGTTCCTCAAAAACATATTGGAAAGAAGAGATCCCGTGCTTCTTCCTGGGATAATAGTTGCAAAGCTGCGATTCCTTCTGGTATGGAGCAAGGCTATACGTTTGTGATTGGCACACATAAGCCTTCTGTTGAGGTCCTCTCCTTCTCAGAAGATGGTGTTGGTGTACGAGTCCTTGCTTCTGGGTTGGTATCGCTAACAAATACAATGGGAACTGTTATTAGTGGATGCATTCCTCAAGATGTAAGACTCGTGTTAGTTGATCAACTTTATGTCCTTTCTGGGTTGAGAAATGGGATGCTGCTCCGTTTTGAATGGCCTCCTTTTTCACATTCATCCGGGTTTAATTGTCCAGATTATTTTAGTTACTCCAAAGAAGAGATGGACATTGTTGTGGGGAAAAAAGACAATTTACCCATCAACCTTCTGTTAATTGCCACCCGACGCATTGGCATCACAcctgttttcttggttccaTTCAGTGATTCACTGGATTCAGACATAATAGCTCTTAGTGACAGGCCATGGTTGTTACAAACAGCTCGACAAAGCCTTTCATATACTTCCATCTCATTCCAACCTTCTACTCATGCAACTCCTGTATGTTCGTCTGAATGCCCTCAAggaattctttttgtttcagagAACTGTTTACATCTG GTGGAGATGGTGCACAGCAAGCGGCTTAATGCGCAAAAGTTTCACCTTGGAGGCACCCCGCGAAAGGTTATCTACCATAGTGAAAGCAAACTATTGATTGTGATGAGAACAGATCTGTATGATACGTGTACGTCTGATATATGCTGTGTGGACCCGCTCAGTGGGTCAATCTTATCATCTTACAAGCTCAAACCTGGAGAAGCTGGAAAGTCAATGGAGCTTGTACGTGTGGGAAATGAGCATGTCCTTGTGGTTGGGACGAGTTTGTCTTCTGGTCCTGCTATACTACCCAGTGGTGAAGCCGAAAG TACAAAAGGACGATTAATCATTCTCTGCTTAGAACACACTCAAAACTCGGATAGTGGCTCAATGACAATTTGTTCAAAGGCTGGTTCGTCTTCCCAACGTACATCACCTTTTCGTGATGTTGTGGGATACCCAACAGAACAATTATCAAACAGTAGTCTTTGTAGCAGTCCAGATGATAACAGCTATGATGGAATCAAACTTGATGAAGCTGAAACTTGGCAGTTAAGATTGGCCTCTGCAACCACTTGGCCGGGCATGGTACTTGCAATCTGTCCATACCTTGATCATTACTTCCTGGCATCTGCTGGCAATGCT TTCTATGTATGTGGTTTTCCGAACGATAGTCCTGAGAGAATGAAGAGGTTTGCGGTTGGAAGGACTCGTTTTATGATAACATCTCTGCGCACATACTTCACTAGAATTGTCGTTGGTGATTGCCGTGATGgtgttctatttttttcttatcacgAG GACTCGAAGAAACTTCACCAAATATATTGTGATCCAGCGCAGAGGTTAGTTGCTGACTGCTTTCTAATGGATGCCAATTCTGTTGCTGTATCTGATCGCAAGGGAAGTATAGCAATCTTGTCTTGCAAAGATCATGCAGACTTTG AATATTCAAGTCCGGAGTCCAACCTGAATCTAAACTGTGCTTATTACATGGGCGAGATTGCCATGGCTATCAAAAAG GGTTGCAACATCTATAAACTTCCAGCTGATGATGGACTGCAGAGTTTTGGTCTTAGTAAAAGTATTGGCACAGCTGATGACACTATCATAGCAGGCACGCTATTGGGAAGTATATTTGTA